The DNA sequence TTTTCGGGGCCCAGGCTTTTTGTTTCAGAGACCACAGACCaactgaggaagaggaagtggaggaggatgTGACTGACATGATGATATTTTACATTCAGTCTGAAGTTCAGACAGTCAGCATCAAGACAACATGGAGGTCACAGCTCTCTGCTTCAGGCTACGTGAGTACATGAGTCCACCTGAtggtacaaaaacaacatttcatttacGCAGCGTTGTGGGTCATACAGAAACAGATAATGTTAGAAAATGTTGTCATGGATAAACAGTGATGAACTCGTTATgaacagaaacagtttttatttgatgtgtttcaTGATATTCTGCTCTTTTGTCTCGGCAGTGACGATCATGTTGTTCTTGCTAGTTGCAAACGATCACTACGGTTTTTCTCTCAATGTTGGTGAGTAAGATCAACTTTTCTAAACTTTATAACAAAGTTAACAAAGACATTAAATAATCCATATagatttttcatatttaaatttgaataattgaatgaaaactttattttttctgtgtctAGTTGCTGATTTTCCTCGGGTCGTTCCAGAGAGACAGCAGTTCTTTGAATACGAATCCATCGTTGTTAGTTGTGAGGGGCTGATGGGGTTAACAGGATGGAGggtgcccacagcgagcgccccatagcagttttggggttcggtgccttgctcatggACACCTcggtgctcaggaagtggactggcagcggactgagctactgctgcgcTTCAGTTTGGTCTGTATTTTATCTTTCTGCTCCTCGATCTCACACTGTTGTTTAAAAATTTAATCCATCCTACTGGTCAAACGCTGCTTCTTCTTGATCAATTGTTCAACCATATTTAATATGGACTTCATGATCATGTCTGTCTCATTATCCTCGGAGTATTTCACGTAACTTTCTCCATTCTGTTTTATCAAACCTTTTTCTAACAGATGATTCTGGCTGTTCTGTCTCTGGACCTCTTGCTGATGTTCTTTATAATGCTTTCTTTGGTCATCCAGATCCTTTTTGTAATtcattaataaattaatcagcACCAACAAATCTCTGCGTTCGTCCTCCATTTCTTTTAACTCTACATCAAAGCTGGCTTTTTTCTCATCCAAATCTTGGATGGTTGGGCTCTCTGCAAAGTCCTGCTGTGTTTCCGTCTTCTGTGCATTGAGCAAGTCAAGTTCTGTGTTACCTAAAGCTGatgttgtgtctgtctttgACTGCATACGGATGTTCCCTgttgaaaagcaaaaacaacaaacaaggtAAAACTgaggaagacagagacagaaaatcaTATATTTAATGACAGGcttacttttttgtttctgtctccagATCCACAATAGAAAGACGACTGAAAGAATAACCACAAAACCCACAACCAGGCTGCAGATGATTGGAAGAGTCGCAGAACACTGAACATTGCTGAAATCatctgtaataaaaaacaaataatgaaggctaaaacaaacaagaacaacaagaacCAGAACTCTAAGATTTGAGCCTGTTACTGTAAAATCACCTGGAACATGTATGAGTGTCTCTCTGGTCTGGTTGATGTTGTTCTGTGTGACTCTACAGGTGaacatgttgttgtgtctcctctccacagtcactctgctgctgacagTATAGAGATCATCGGGACCTCTGATGGTCTCTGTAGATCCAGCAGAGAGGAGGTTTCCCTCACTGTCCAGCCACAACACCTCAGGCTCTGGATACCAGCCTTCGGACTCACACTGTAACACTAACCTTCTGATGTCTCCATCAGTCTCCGTCATCCCAAAGCAGATAATGAGGGATGAGACTGCCCctaaagatgaagagagaccaATCAGAAACTCCAGCTACCATCGAATTGCAGTTTCATCTATTGGATTGTAGAATAATGTGGTTCCACTCACCAACCAGAAGTTCAACAGTAGCCTCCCTGTTCATTGCAGGAATGAAGCATCCATACCTCCCCTCATCAGAGAGCTTTACTTTGTGGACTTTAAGGGAAATGTCACCATGCTTCAGTTTGTTGATGGACATTGATGTTCTCCCCTCATAGGATGGATGTTTTTTAAACCCTAGCTCCACACCATTATGCCACAGATAGACAAATCTAGGATTCAGGTCAGGTCTCCTCCACTCCACGGTCAGGTCAGTGGCATCCACAGGAGGGTCCAGATAACATGGCAACACGATGTCTTCACCAACTCTGGCTACAATTAGCTGCGATGGTGTAAACACCAGAGACTGAGCTGCAAGAAATGTACAAGAAATCTGATTGAAACAACCAAATGGCCAGAAAAtagttaaatgtgtgttgttcATACAGACTTTGAGTGAAACACTTTAAAGTCACTATGTTGCCTAGTAATGGCTTAAATGAGGTCAGTTCATAGTGTTGACAAGAAAGGTTAAGTGAAATGTTGTCTACATAATGTTTGAAACATGATTCATCAGATCTGTGGAGTCCAAGAATTGAACCCTGTGGTACTCCACATTTCTAAGAAATAGCAGACCACTTGTGCATCTTTTATACACAGAATACTATTGACTCGAGGTAACTCTGCAGTACAATCAGTAAGATACttactgaatgaaatgtgaccgtactatatgatcagacattaaggaaacatgttgaagtgctggcttctctgacaacagtgcagcagccagtatgtcctccttctaagtttatattctggtcctgaatggtctggatttgttaaGACCAGAGAAGgcaggcggttttaaggcaccccccaaggccgttttggacgcccctcggtttgctagatatgagaccagttatcaggtcaacaggtgttgcagtgatggaagcgggcaagagaagtggttcagatagaagtgattgtacccgacctaaaaagcctctgcatgtttctaataagctccacgagcagaaacgtgctcaaactaggatcaatattggagatgcttttgaaaaatggagagaggttagaacacagaaaggtttacagacccatgcagagctggataaacactgaagcttcagagtccaccacatggtgacctgtgtgagcatcgactctagagaggaggggggggacagctctctatgatgtttgatttcggactgcagtacccattttaaacactaggggtcagagttacatactgctcctttaatgattacagtgtgtttaatgtgttacTAACATTGCAAACCTACATCTTCAATGATTAATATATGAACTAATTGAAATTGACACTTGTTCTCTAAGATTTGACGCTAATATTGTTGCTAACCCTAACGAGCTAacctgaaaatgtgtcttttttgttatctgtgtgtgtgtttttttgtgtgtttgggtgtgtgcaTTTGTCTCATAGTTTGCAGATGGAGCCAGCTCGGCTATCATTAACCTTTCCACCTCTAGTAGCAGCCTTCATGTAGGTAACAAACTCATCATTAACATATTGCATCCATTCATCTCCAAACCATTCATGTAACTCAAAGTGTTAACTATGTACTGTCAACTTATCTGCTTTAGTTCTTGATATGTTTCTATCCATCAAACTTACAGATTCAAAACAATTCTTCTTTGTCATAACTTtctgacttttttgaatttgacatCATCATCAATTTTCATATTAATGCTGTTTTTGAGACATTAGAATTAATACTTGTTCCAGATCTGTTCACAATGGCAACAAGCACATTACGATAGCTTTGTATAGTCATGCAAACACTCTCGTTATTCCTGAAAGGTCCCAGCAAGAAATGCTTAACAAATGAAATAGCTAGCTATATCTATGTAAACTTAATCGAAGcctgatccaaaggcaactgaacttagttgaagatcttgaagacgtttcacctctcctccaaaaTTGGCAATGCGAGACGTTTAATGGAAGCAGAGATGtcctttaaaagtaaaagcttTATCTATTGATAAAGTTCATTATAGGGAAGTTTTCCTCGAGTCttgttttttcaatttttaCTGGTGGTGCTCAGAAAAATActttctccaatgttttgaatttggactgcagtagccattttaaacactaggtgtcagagttacatattgctcctttaagtgaaCTGAGCTTTAGCTACATATATGAAGTAatctgcatactgtacattaagGTATGTATTTAAATCTGAATGTTGTGGACTAAAAGGATATTTAAGATCTTTCACCGCTCTGAAGAAGTCGATGTTCCATCCAATTACAGAATGGTTCTTAAATGGTTAATTTCCGTTAACCAATCAATGGTCTGCAGCACTTAACCTTTGCTTTTAAGTTTTAGCTCAGACTATTGAGATGTATTTTTGTGTAACTCCCAACTGATAAGAAAGTATTCTTGGGCAgacatgtgttgtgtgttgtgtgagcaGTTGATCCATTTTGAAAGTTGATATTGTCCGTTTTTACCTTTTCACAGCTCGGTGTTAGAAAAAGAAGGACAACAGTTTGGTGGAAAAGCACAGCGCTGATGGAACTGTGCTGACGTTTAGAGGGCCAACCATCCTTCAGGGGACGCATCCTTGAGATTTGAAcattaaaaggttttaaaagttAATCCATTCCAAATAACAATTGTTTTAGttgcatctttaaaaacatttctttttttaacaatccaccagattgtatttgatttttcTTGGATGGCTTAGTTCTCTGATTTGATATTGATTATTGCAGTAGAGAAGAGGCCAGCTTAGATTTCATCCATTCACAACACTGATTCACAGGATAAGggtaatgtttttattgattaattGTCAAGATCAAATAAATATCCATTTAGCATTTTGCTGTAGCAGTCAAACGTAAGGAAAGGTTTGATATCATTGTTTTGTCCGGACAGAAGGTTTAAACACACCTAAGATAGAAAAGTATGAACGATTAAATGAGGTAACACATAATGACTATTTTAACTGCCAGTGTAGATGGCATGTTACTCTTTAGTCCAGTTGTTTTCATGATGGAGCCATTGGAGCAATCAAACATGGTCCATTGTTGTCGGATGGTGAACAACTTTAAGAGCTTTTTATCATTCTGCACctcactttaaatcaaagtctgCAGTGTGCATCAGTTTGGAGTGATTTACAGAAGTCATCGAGGTTTCCTATTTTTTATATACAGGCAAAAATAACATCTTAAATCTGCCTACCTGTTTGGTGGTTGATCTTACACCAGACGGAGAAGGAGTGTAAAAGTCCAACACAATCACATGCTCTACATACTGTTTATCCACAGTGGCACTTTAATCATTAACCAATGTGAAGTGCTACTGTTTGTGAAGTGCTACTGTTTGGCATCAAAGATTTTAATGTAAAACTATTTTTATTCTGTGTAGATTGTGTTGAAACTGCAATAAGCTCAAAGGGCAACGTGTTAGGAgctgtatatttattttactttaaattgacTTCTTTGTGTCACATTACCGTCGTCATTACCAACAATGTTTGGAGGCTTAAGCACTTTTACTTTAACCTCGGCGTGGGGCAGTGTGTTGTCAGAGATTTTAGGACGTTAAGGACTCCATCATATCATCCCACAGACTTCTTTATgctgtctttttaactgcatctACTTGCATCTCAAATTGAAGTCAACCACTACTGCTTACATATAATCATGTGTCTCTATTTGTATTCATAAAGTCTTTTATGAAACGCCTTGCCCATACTTTGAAGAAGTGTGTATTATCAATCACTCAATCATCAATCAAACTTCAttcatatagcacctttcagacaaattaaattgcagttcaaagtgcttaacaagagtgcagaaaagttattgacctAAAGTAatttataaaatcatttataaaatcattgagagactaatgcacaccaataagaataaaactgcaagcggtgatgaagggccctcgcacccctgtgcatgtcggggtgtgtcgcgaccgcgggagtgcagcagcagcggaacgtgGCAAAGCAGCAGGTCGTGCAGTGCGATATGTGTAAAAGTCGTAgtactggcatgttgaaataggcaaCGTAATGAAGATCACATAAAGTTTTGACATCGTTCtggctggcactgtcatgatagctttgacatttggaggaaattgagcattgtatataggatgtagtactttttgcagtagggggcgctatggttaaagtttattattgttttgtgtcactgtgttcagaggccaaccctgaacatacctatgtaatttcaagaagatcagacaaagtatataggatgtagtacttagtaCTTGCATTCGGGGgcatagtaaaattcagaattgtaggttcaaTGTGCTGtgggggctgaatgtttgaaatattgtagggggcgccactgagtcattaagccacgcccactcaatTAAATGGtataacatgtttgactttactaccaggattatatgtatgaagtttcgggacagtacgactatgttaagcccgtgaaaaacgacttcctgtttgatggtgaGCGATCGGCGTTTGATAggcgtttgagcttgaaagtgttgtatggccaaggtgttagcatggtccacaccaattttgaggggaaaatgagctaccgtgtagccatggctaatgctaattgagaagcagtaacttcctgttgtcaacaggtggcgctgtgactaatgAAAAAATGccaatcatggatgtgttccgGGAGGCcccgtatcatgcatgagaaattgtaatatgattgaacactagatggcagagatataagcatctacttttttggcaacttgccaaaacaCTCCAAAAACTTCTAATGCACGCCACGGCCAtgccctttgacgaaataacgtgcagCGCAGAACGAGATATGTTGAGCCTGTctagaacgcactgacactgagtttgcgccGATCAGATGAGCGCCCTCGGGCAAAATCCttcaaataggaaggctgaaatcggCGATTTTGAGCCATTTTGGGCCATTATATaggaaattcaactttaatttgtggacttcctgtcgggatttttaaaatgctgcaaCAGGATTTTTAGTCCGTCCCGA is a window from the Labrus mixtus chromosome 23, fLabMix1.1, whole genome shotgun sequence genome containing:
- the LOC132958716 gene encoding butyrophilin subfamily 2 member A2-like isoform X2, whose translation is MRPLKDGWPSKRQHSSISAVLFHQTVVLLFLTPSCAAQSLVFTPSQLIVARVGEDIVLPCYLDPPVDATDLTVEWRRPDLNPRFVYLWHNGVELGFKKHPSYEGRTSMSINKLKHGDISLKVHKVKLSDEGRYGCFIPAMNREATVELLVGAVSSLIICFGMTETDGDIRRLVLQCESEGWYPEPEVLWLDSEGNLLSAGSTETIRGPDDLYTVSSRVTVERRHNNMFTCRVTQNNINQTRETLIHVPDDFSNVQCSATLPIICSLVVGFVVILSVVFLLWIWRQKQKRNIRMQSKTDTTSALGNTELDLLNAQKTETQQDFAESPTIQDLDEKKASFDVELKEMEDERRDLLVLINLLMNYKKDLDDQRKHYKEHQQEVQRQNSQNHLLEKGLIKQNGESYVKYSEDNETDMIMKSILNMVEQLIKKKQRLTSRMD
- the LOC132958716 gene encoding butyrophilin subfamily 3 member A2-like isoform X1, which produces MRPLKDGWPSKRQHSSISAVLFHQTVVLLFLTPSCAAQSLVFTPSQLIVARVGEDIVLPCYLDPPVDATDLTVEWRRPDLNPRFVYLWHNGVELGFKKHPSYEGRTSMSINKLKHGDISLKVHKVKLSDEGRYGCFIPAMNREATVELLVGAVSSLIICFGMTETDGDIRRLVLQCESEGWYPEPEVLWLDSEGNLLSAGSTETIRGPDDLYTVSSRVTVERRHNNMFTCRVTQNNINQTRETLIHVPDDFSNVQCSATLPIICSLVVGFVVILSVVFLLWIWRQKQKSKPVIKYMIFCLCLPQFYLVCCFCFSTGNIRMQSKTDTTSALGNTELDLLNAQKTETQQDFAESPTIQDLDEKKASFDVELKEMEDERRDLLVLINLLMNYKKDLDDQRKHYKEHQQEVQRQNSQNHLLEKGLIKQNGESYVKYSEDNETDMIMKSILNMVEQLIKKKQRLTSRMD